The segment GTAATATTTTTCAATTTAGGAGACTTGTAATGTATGTCTAGCCTGTGTATTATTGTCCGCTTAGCTGTTGTGAAACTGCTAACttttagtagcctatagcctaccatgtttaccttctataaatgactaaaatacaagaaaagaccaaccttgttcACTTAATGGAGGACAaatagatgttaactggctgtccagctctCCACATGTAAAGGcgctgcagcactgcttgtatcggagcttATCGATCAAGACATCCCTAATTAGTTTTGAGTATTGGATAACAAATTCGGACCAAGCTAAGAATTATTGTTAATTGTCTTCTTTTTCAGAACCACTTCCATTATGGCTGGATGAGACCATGGTACCATCAGGCATCAAACACCAGGTCTCTCTTCCGCCTGGTAATGTAGTGTTTGATTGTAATCTGGAAAAGGCTTCAGAACACAAGATTCGACTCACAGACAAGATGGCCTCTGATCTTCTGCCTGCGTCATCAAACCATGAACAATGTTTATCCAAGCTGCCTATGAATGAGTTTTTTGTGAGTCGATTACTCATAATTATTCAACCTCCATTTCAAATACCTTTTAGTTTCAAAATGTGCAGACTTTCAATGGACAACAAATTAAACTTTTTGGGCCATTTTGTTGTATGAAGGAATACATTAGtatatgataaataaatgatgaatgggttgtacttgtatagcgcttttctaccttcaaggtactcaaagcgctttgacactacttccacatttacccattcacacacacattcacacactgatggagggagctgccatgcaaggcgctaaccagcacccatcaggagcaagggtgaagtgtcttgatcaggacacaacggacgtgacgaggttggtactaggtggggatggaaccagggaccctcgggttgtgcacgaccactcttccactgcgccacgccgtccctaatagccTCGGATACCAGTTTAATTAGTGACATATTTAACACAACATTAATTGATGCTTGGTCCCCCCAAAACAGCctccattttaacatgtaacatgcctttcaaaaagaaaaacacacctTTTAGATAATAATTATTTCATaataacaatacaatagaatgtagtacaaacaacAGTAGTAGTTTaataaagtaatgtaataattaattacagcatttaccttggaaagCCGATTCCTacggtatacagtggggcaaaaaagtatttagtcagccaccaattgtacaagttttcccacttaaaatgatgacagatgtctgtaattttcatcttaggtgcacttcaactgtgagagacagaaagtgaaaaaaaaaaatccaggaattcacattgtaggaattttaaagaatttatttgtaaattatggtggaaaataagtatttggtcaaccattcaaagctctcactgaaggaaggaggttttggctcaaaatctcacgatatatggccccattcattctttccttaatacggatcaatcgtcctgtccccttagcagaaaaacagccccaaagtaggtgtggtgttcttgggatgcaactcagtattctttttcctccaaacacgacgagttgagtttataccaaaatggatacatggatgatacagcaggggattgggagaatgtcatgtggtcagatgaaaccaaaatagaactttttgaactcgtcgtgtttggaggaagaagaatactgagttgcatcccaagaacaccacacctactgtgaagcctgggggtggaaacatcatgctttggggctgtttttctgctaaggggacaggatgattgatctgtgttaaggaaaaaatgaatggggccatgtagcgtgagattttaagccaaaacttctttccatcagtgagagttttgaatggttgaccaaatacttattttccaccacaatttacaaataaattctttaaaattcctacaatgtgaatttctggattttcttttcacattctgtctctcacagttgaagtgtacttatgatgaaaattacagacctctgtcatcattttaagtgggagaacttgcacaatcgatggctgagtaaatacttttttgccccactgtatataccctTCAAGCTGCTTTCCAGTCAAACACACCATTGACAGCttgtggccaccactgctgctcactgctcccctcccctcccagggggtgatccagggtgatgggtcaaatgcagagaataattttgccacacctagtatgtgtgtgacaatcattggtactttaactttaattttgtcCATGTATTCATGGATGAATCAAGTTCGAGTTAAAGTTGCTTTATTATTGAccattcttaacatgtacaagacatataagaactgaaattacgtAATGTCTgtcatttcattattattttaactATCGACTTGTTTTGCTTCAGTATGGTACAATCAAACTACTTCACCAAGTTAGCTACAACCTTACATGCTCGGTCAtgttttttatgatttattttttaattcaattaataTAAGCACTGTCTAAGACACTCACTTTCTTTGTTTTCccggttggaaaaacaaagttatgtccatctctagcCATAAGCTAATGCCCTAAGACCGAATGTTTTGTTTGGATCTTACAGGGTTCACCGTGACATTCTTTACGCCAACTAGTGGTGGGGAGACTCATAACTCGTAACCTTTGTCCCGCCCATCGGAAGCTGAACATTTTTGGAATCACACTGTCTATAGACCGATTATCGACGATGCCCATATTTGGCATGTTGCCGTCTATAGAgcctgtggaagtcgcttcctcgcTGTTCCACTGTCAGACACGGCACAGGAGTCAAGCGTCATGTTTAACAAGATTTTTAATGCTCATATGTTTTCCAACAAAGTTTTCTCCAGACTTTTCAGTCTCACCAATCCTCCTCCTTCTCTGCTCCCAGCCGCCTACTGTTAAAGACAGCAGATGATTAGatcaacacgtaccacctgtgcaatCTAATCTTCTGCCAGATGTGTCTCGCtgtcagcacatgccacgcccttGTCTGACGGCGCTCtgttttcagcaccatggacagaggtggtgacctttgctcctgcaagcgCGCTGATCACTGTCCCTCTCCACAGAGCCTTTTTCAAGTTTCATTCCATTCTTAGTTGATATAGTGATTTTACATCCTGCAAGTGACATTTTCTTTGTATAATCAAGCATCTTTATATTTTGTATCTATTATTGGAGACACTAGTCATGTTTAGAGAGTAGCTGAAAATGGCCTTCCCTTACTTGAAAGACCATTCATTTAAATGAGCAATGCTGTTGCCATACAAGTTTTTTGAGGTATGAGCTGCGTCTCATAACCAATTAAACTTGTATctcgaggtaccactgtataaaATCATGCCCTGTCATTTATCTTTCTGTTAGTACAATGCAGTGATAGTTGGCACATTTTAGACATGCTTTAGTTGCAAATATGGATGCATCATGATCATCTGTAAACTGTGATTATATGGGCTTTTTGCAACTTGTTTACAGTTatatttttcaaagaaaaaaatatagcaAAAACACCCTTATGTTACCAATAGTGGTTTAACAGCACACATTTGTATGGCAATTGTCGATATTTTTTGCAATTTCCAAGTTTTTGTCTTAAAATTTTTTACCGGCCCGAATAAAATAGTTGGCGTTTACAGCAGTCACCCTGTCCCGTCAACACGTACACGCACGCAGTAAGTGTGTGCACACATACCAAAGCAGTTtaagagaagcaacaaacagttattgttattgttatgatTGAATACACATTCAATGATGGCTAACGCTAACTGTCCAAATTggtatcattaactaacaacaccCATAGGTAATGCGCATGCACTTGTTACATGGGTACATTGTGTTCGTCATTACGTCCTAGAAGCCGTAAGAGGACaggatatactgtgtaaaatacttTGGAAAGTTAGTGCCCTCTAGGCatctttgtaaatgttgcaaaccgCCCCTTTAATCTGATTACAACATATATAATCATTTAACACCCCTAATTATAATATTAGATAAGAATATTAGATGTGTTGAGCACCCCTAATATAAGGCTAGGGGAAACACTGGTCGCATGATATACAGTACATTGAATATATATGTAGATACAAGATAGTTGGGGACGCggtggtgcggttgggagagtggccatgccagcaacctgagggttcctagttgaatccccaccttctaccaaccttgtcacgtccgttgtgtccttgatttcactcttgctcctgatgggtcgtggttagggccttgaatggcagctcccgccatcagtgtgtaaatgtgtgtgtgaatgggtgaatgtggaaacagtgtcaaagcgctttgagtaccttgaaggtagaaaagcgatatacaagtacaacccatttatgataGTTGCACTTTTACCTCCAGGATGTTCTAATCAGTGTTTATGTTTAATGTGCAGAAAGAAGATGATCCAGCCATCAATCAGAAGGCTAATTTGGCCGAATCATCTGTAGAGTGTGTCATACAGTCCTGCCCTGAGCAATTCAAGCAAGGTAATTCCCTGCACTAGATCAAAAGtaaattgcaaaaaataattcTGCTTCACGATTAGTTctttctagtaaaaaaaaaaaggtatttttaaaaatacttaaaacaccTACTTTGATTTACCATCAATGCTTAGTGCTTCAGCACATACTTTGAGAAACGTGGCCACGTTGTGAGAAATTTGTGGCACACCAGTAACTCATTTATTTTCATTGCATTTAAAAAAGTACAGTGCAATTCATTTCGGTGCAGACCCATTCAAGAGTAGACATACATTGTTCATGGTTGACAGAACATGAACGCTATTGGGTCCCTACTAGGGCGGCGTCTTGTAAAAAGGTGTGAAAATGCAAACGTGGAGAGAGGAGGAGTACAAAAAGAACTAAAACTAGAACAAGCTAGTAGTTTGAAATGACACCGCATACACTGCATCTTACTCTTAGCAACATTCTAATGTGAATTATGttgttctttttagaccagttatacattttactttttatggaatcattttcaaaaaactaaatttagagcatgggtgtcaaactcaaatacagtgtgggccaaaatttaaaaccgaacaaagccacaGGCCGaggttgaacgaattaaccttttaatagggacccaaacaagtttttcattgaatattgaacaagcaaggcttatataacttcatagtgacatgcaaaattgagtttcaaataataataacaataataataaaaaaatatcaatggcatatcaaatcaaatttaaataaaaattgaatgcctcttttgtatttgcagccttcagaggtaaatattaacataaactttttccagaggctaatacatttaaaaataaaataacaatgaataaatcatcGTTCAGGCTTTTTACTggtcagttaatgtcggggctcaggtgggcggggttaggggggcggggtttgttggtagcggggagggggtgtatattgtagcggtccggaagagttagtgctataagggttctgggtatttgctctgttgtgtttatgttgtgttacggtgtggatgttctcccgaaatgtgttggtcattcttgtttggtgtgggttcacagtgtggcgcatatttgtaacagtgttaaagttgtttatatggccaccctcagtgtgacctgtatgctgttgatcaagtatgccttgcatttacttacatgtgtgtagaagccacatatattacatgactgggccggcacgctgtttgtgaggaggaaaaacagacttgacaggttgtaggggacgctaaaggcagtgcctttaaggcacacccccaatattgttgtccgggtggaattcgggacaatggttgcaccgggagattttcgggaggggcactgaaattcgagagtctcccgggaaatcggtgaatgcggtgttacagcggcaccgctgtataacaccggcgggcctactctaatgttaatttgatattgcctcaagggccaattgAAAttgcagagtttgacacctatgattTAGAGCTTCCTCTGGGAATCAATACTTATGTCTTGGATAAAATACttgttttaacaaaaatgtaACTTTGCACATTGCATGCACATACATAATTATCTCCAACATTAACAGTTATAAAGTAAAAACTTAAAACTTCTGTCTTGGataaaatacttatgtaaataCTACATCAAATGTAGTATTATACTTTGTGTCCAAATAAATAAGTACAACATAAAGGGACTATAGTTTTAGTAAGTCATGTGGATAAACGGCGGCTTTTTCTTTCACGCATCTTGGCGATGTGCAGAGTAACTGCTTTAGGGATCGTTTCCCACTGTAATTTTTttctcatcatacatggtatcatcaccATTGTTcagaaaattactttaaaaaaatgattgaatTGCTAAcggaattactctttcataaatctTATTCATTACTACGAAAATTAAGTAATGAGTTAgtttaaaaaaacccaacaactttAAGAATCTGGCTTATGCAGTTGAGAAATGTTTCATATTGGAGAAGAGTAtgcgtgtgtgcctttaaaaggggGTGCCTGTTGCCAAGTGGCGTGTGACGTCAGCGCCCAGGCAGAGCAGCTTTAGCTCAGTTGTGTGTtcgcttagcagtggcagtttgTCGGCAGTTACAGCTGCTCTGTTAAATATTTTAAATGGATTCTGTTGTGgcagcacaggggttagtgcatatgtctcacaatacgaaggtcctgagttcaatcccgggctctgtaTCTTtgtgtgtggggtttgcatgttctccccatgactgcgtgggttcccttctggtactccggcttcctcccacctccaaagacatgcacctggggataggttgattagcaacactaaatcggccctagtatgtgaatgtgagtgtgaatgttgtctgtctatctgtgttggcaactTGGCCCTGTGaggcggtggcgacttgtccagggtgtagcccgccttctgcccgaatgcagctgagataggctccagcaccccccgcgacaagcggtagaaaatgaatggatggatagataggagtattgtgtgtgtgtttgtttgtttgttgtctgCTTTGTGTAATGttgcctctttctatttgatatcaagttaatttttgtgtttggttcttttttttttggaacgaAACGTCTCCTGGTAGCAAAAAATATGCCGGAGCGAGAGgagaaaataatatattttacattttttaaatcgcTTGCAAAAAAACTTGAATATGTCGATGAAATTGATATATTGCCCAGGCATAAAAAAAACCCTCTAGCCACAAGTTATGATAAGACAAAGAAGCAGGTAGGGGAGATACAGAGAGGGAGGGAGTGTGACCGCCTTTGTCAAGAGAGAAAGAAATATGGAATATGGCCGTTACATTGTGTTGTGTAATAATAATCTTCACTAAAAAACACATTAGAAATCTGAATTCAAAAATGTGATTTCGTTATCATGTATTACCCAGATCTCCAATACCTGTTTCCTGAGGCTCCAAGCACTCATGTGACAGTGGTCACAGTGACCCAAAAGACGCAGAATGATATGACAGCATGGTCTTCCGCTGTGGAGGATGAGCGAGAGCAGTTGCTTGACAAGGTGAGCTTGCTTAAACATGGTACGGATTTACAGAATTTACAGAATATCAAATGGATCTGCAAGAGACAAATATCAACCTAGGTATGATGACCAAGCCGCCATCCTACCATTGGCATCACTTCCTGACATGCATCCCATTAGTTGAGGTAGTGAGTTTAGTGGTTTGGATTTCATTACTGCTACTTGCAAAGGATTTGacccctgatggcttcatctagcgCAATAATTTTGCGGACATTTTTGCTATTGTTTCGCTCTTAAAGGGgacactgcactttttggggaattctgCCAATCGTTCGCAATCATTTTAAAGGACATTACAATTGATGTTTTTTTCCGCAttctatgaggtggcgacttgtccagggtgtaccccgccttctgcccgattgtagctgagataggcaccagcaccccccgcgatcccaaagggaataagcggtagaaaatggatggatatatattaaataaacgcAATCAAAACTTCACTTACAATCAGGCATGTGATTTCTCCGTCTATAGTTGGAAATCCATCTTTTTTATGTctgtgaaaatagaaaaaatatattttcagttttttacgacctacaatgtgtgttaaaatcttgatccgtctGTTTGCCATACCTGCAAACAACTATGGTTTTCCCGTAATGAGTACTGTATTTGATAATCAGGTGGTAAATACTACGGTTTTCCATTAATAATGATTAACATTAAGATGGAAGCTACATAGCGAAGCAACTCCACGGGCAGGGGAAAAAATATACAggaaacatcaatgatgattggttggtttacctACAGtcgggcaaaaaaagtatttagtcagccaccgattgtgcaagttctcccacttaaaatggtaccaaaaatttctattttggtttcatctgaccacatgacattctcccaatcctctgctgtatcatccatgtatccattttggtataaactcaactcgttgtgtttggaggaagaagaatactgagttgcatcgcaagaacaccatacccactgtgaagcatgggggtggaaacatcatgctttggggctgtttttctgctaaggggacaggacgattgatccgtgttaaggaaagaatgaatggggccatgtatcgtgagattttgagccaaaacctccttccatcaatgagagctttgaatggttgaccaaatacttattttccaccataatttacaaataaattctttaaaattcctacaatgtgaattcctggattttttttcacattctgtctctcacagctaaagtgtacctatgatgaaaattacagacctctgtcatcattttaagtgggagaacttgcacaatcggtggctgactaaatactttttttgccccactatataagAAAATCCACGATTGTTTGGTTGCTTTattatgatgagtcacgattggttaagattagggcaaaacattacagaCAGGCCAaacagaggcaagatagggcgggtcatcgaaccaggaagggaaatcacaacagacacgcACCCttccaaatgacgacgagagacGGGGAAGAGAAGAGAGAAtattcaagcgggcgatttatatattaaaacaactagtggaagatggcagggGGATTctcttagatttttcttttacagATGTAGACAACGTCCAGGAAACTCACAATGAGTccacttggccacatttggacaaatgtatgcgtctggataaaacaatgcccaaactttcattttagttgtttaccatTCAAGTCCAAATCTAAATATGACATGGAAGACGTAGAATACACATTCAAGAACACACATgtgatgacttttgctacagtataggTTGTGTAAATGTTACATTTCATTTTCATTGGTGTTTTACAACAGTACAATAGCTGACAATTTGTTCATTATTTCTACTTCTTATATTttgacattccatccatccatccatccatccatcttcttccgcttatccgaggtcaggtcgggggggcagcagcctaagcagggaagcccagacttccctctccccagccacttcgtctagctctttccgggggatcccgaggcgttcccaggccagcctggagacatagtcttcccaacgtgtcctgggtcttccccgtggcctcctaccggttggacgtgccctagacatctcccaagggaggcgttcgggtggcatctggctcctctcgatgtggaggagcagcagctttactttgagctcctcccggatggcagagcttctcaccctatctctaagggagagccctgccacacggcggaggaaactcatttcggccgctcgtacccgtgatcttatcctttcggtcatgacccaaagctcatgaccataggtgaggatgggaacgtagatcgaccggtaaattgagagctttgccttccggctcatcttcttcttcttcaccacaacggatcgggacaacatccgcattactgaagaccccgcagcgatccgcctgtcgatctcacgatccactcttcccccactcatgaacaagacccctaggtacttgaactcctccacttgggaggatattttgacattgaatagttgaatcattttgaaaacaaaaacaacccctgcacctctttttttttcttcatcactgactACTTACTACTCActacagactttatgagagccaaccaACACAATAAAAaagcacttactgtacaaggtctgctgtcattaggatgccaattTATAGGGTATTCATATATACCCGTTTCGGTAAAGAATATCTCGCAAACAAAGGAACGGGGTGGGAGGGCTGGGGGTCTTTTCGTGTCGTTGTGGCCATTTCagagtcctaaatggctgtcaaagtctaccaacttgttggaatacctactcagacttcttctgtcgaGAGGCGATGCATGATGTATGATCTAAACTTAtagcaaggaagcagcagacaacttggatgatgtaaacataggggcACCCGGCAGTGATCATGGCGCCGCTAGAAACAGTTTGCTGctttagtgcttataataacaacaacactaatacttgggggcagcacggtggaagaggggttagtgcgtctgcctcacaatacaaaggtcctgagtagtcctgggttcaatcccgggctcgggatctttctgtgtggagtttgcatgtcctcccccgtgactgcgtgggttccctccgggtactccggcttcctcccacttccaaagacatgcacctggggataggttgattggcaacactaaattggccttagcgacttgtccaggttgtaccctgcattccgcccgattgtagctgagaaagactccagcgccccctgcaacccagaagggaataagcggtaggaaaaggatggatggactaatacttggttaaattcaa is part of the Nerophis ophidion isolate RoL-2023_Sa linkage group LG13, RoL_Noph_v1.0, whole genome shotgun sequence genome and harbors:
- the mmadhcb gene encoding metabolism of cobalamin associated Db — translated: MATVLYSRTRLATYLPGLHALVRQIARTKGLSMTGSHDSDDRHVATAASINEPLPLWLDETMVPSGIKHQVSLPPGNVVFDCNLEKASEHKIRLTDKMASDLLPASSNHEQCLSKLPMNEFFKEDDPAINQKANLAESSVECVIQSCPEQFKQDLQYLFPEAPSTHVTVVTVTQKTQNDMTAWSSAVEDEREQLLDKFVDGAKEICFILQRKGFWADFIEPSSGLAFFGSYTNNTFFETDERYRLLGFQIEDLGCCRVIRHPLWGTQAFVGTIFTNAPPSSLS